Genomic segment of Truepera radiovictrix DSM 17093:
GGGCTGCTCGACGAGCGTCTCGACGCTCCCCCAGATCTCGCTCGGGCGGACGCTGATAAGGTTGATCCCCTGCGGCGGAAAGACCCGTACGGTCTGCTCAAACGCCCCCGTCACGCCGCGCAGGTCGAGCACCGCGTCGACGCCGCTAGGGTTGAGTGCCCCGACGCGGTGCGCGGGTCCCGACAGACGCACCTCAACGGCGTCGGGCACCCCCGAGACGACCTGTTGGCTCCCAAGCCCCTCGACCTTTAGGGGGGCGCGCAACGTCCGCTGGCCGATCACGGTGTCGTCCATGCTGATAAACAGCCAGAGCACCACGGCGAGCAGCAGCGCGCCGAGCTTGAGCCGCCAGTTGTGGCGCAAGCGCCGCCAGAGACCAGCGAACCCCTCCGGCAGCGCCTGCAGCGCGGCTCGAGCGCGCCGCCACACCGCCCCGCCGGGGGAACCGGGTTTGTCCGCGTTATCCAAGTCGTCCCAACACCTTTACATGACACCTAATACATGACACCTGGCGCGCGTGGCACCTAGCGCAGCCGCGCTCCACCGATAGCCCCAGCATACGGCACACGCGGCGACGAGGCGAACACGCAGCGCGCGCATCACGTCGGGTAGACCTCGCGCAGCGCCCGCAGCACCTCGGCGGGGGCGATGTCGCTGCGCAGCACCCCGTTTTTGGCGTACGAGACCGTCCCCCGCTCCTCGCTGACCACGATCGCGAGCGCGTCGGTCACCTCGGAGAGCCCGAGCGCGGCGCGGTGGCGGGTGCCGTGCTTGGCCGACCACCCCTCGTGCTGCTCCGAAAGCGGGAAGATCGCCCCGGCGTAGGTGATGCGGTCGCCTTTGATGAGCACGCCGCCGTCGTGGAGCGGCCCCCTCGAGTCGAAGATCGTCTGCAGCAGGGCGGCCGAAACGGGCGACTCGAGCTTCGAGCCCGCGCGGCCGTACTCGAACAAGGGCACGCGCCCCTCGATGGCGATGAGCGCCCCCTTGCGCTGCGCCGCGAGCTCGCGCACCGCCGTCATGATCTCGGGGACGGGGTCGTTCACCACCGTGCGGCTCACGCGCCCGCGCCCGACGCGCTCGAGCGCCGCCCGGAGCTCCGGTTGAAACACCACCACCACCGCCAAAAACGCCGCCGGTGCGGCGCGGTCGAAAAGCCAGCGCGTCGCCCCGAGGTCGAGCTGCGTCGACAGCAGCCAGAGCGCGAGGATCGCTACAAGCCCGCGCAGCACGTTCCACGCCCGCGAGTCGCTCAAAAACTTGTAGACGTGGTAGAGCAGCGCTGCGAGGATAAGGATATCCAGCAGGTCGAGCAGGCGAAAGGTAAAGTCCAACACGACCTCCAAGCGAGTAGCGAGCGGCACGTCGCAGCGCCGTCGCGACCGTGCGAGGCGCGCCGTCGCCACGACCCGCAGACCCATCATCAAGATGTGCTTCGTGTTCGAAAGAGCGTCACGCTAGGGCTGGCGGCGCAGCCTTGACGACGCGTACACCGCAGCATCTAGGCAAGGGGACGACGTCACAGAACGCCACGGCCAGCGGGGGCGCGCACCTCGTATGTGCTCAACGTAGCACGTCGGCGTTGTGCGCTCAACGTAGCACGTCAGCGCGGGGTCGGCCAAGCGCAAGCGCCCGCCTCA
This window contains:
- the cdaA gene encoding diadenylate cyclase CdaA, whose protein sequence is MPLATRLEVVLDFTFRLLDLLDILILAALLYHVYKFLSDSRAWNVLRGLVAILALWLLSTQLDLGATRWLFDRAAPAAFLAVVVVFQPELRAALERVGRGRVSRTVVNDPVPEIMTAVRELAAQRKGALIAIEGRVPLFEYGRAGSKLESPVSAALLQTIFDSRGPLHDGGVLIKGDRITYAGAIFPLSEQHEGWSAKHGTRHRAALGLSEVTDALAIVVSEERGTVSYAKNGVLRSDIAPAEVLRALREVYPT